From the Paramormyrops kingsleyae isolate MSU_618 chromosome 7, PKINGS_0.4, whole genome shotgun sequence genome, one window contains:
- the tdgf1 gene encoding teratocarcinoma-derived growth factor 1 isoform X1, translated as MNLIWSSRLLGATVVFLFIKVGTGCDGSDCTKSQQSEKTTEISGYLSQIHGMKALSDERKHGDAGSVIPFVGITGSTLSRHIAFFLLYICFNCLHLILLAEQVASGCCCSRQSRSCCQNGGTCILGSFCACPKHFTGRSCEYDDRIRNCGGILHGEWVKKGCSYCRCGYGVFHCFPQVFHHNCDDSQEVLWFRSAGSEMQQPQCFVCLALFCLIFFFL; from the exons ATGAATTTGATTTGGTCGTCCAG ACTACTGGGTGCGACAGTTGTTTTCCTATTTATAAAGGTTGGAACAG GGTGTGATGGCTCCGATTGTACCAAAAGCCAACAATCGGAGAAAACAACGGAGATCTCGGGATATCTTAGCCAGATCCATGGGATGAAGGCGCTGTCGGATGAACGGAAGCACGGAGATGCGGGATCTGTAATACCATTCGTTGGTATTACTGGAAGTACGTTAAGCCGACACATTGCTTTTTTTCTGCTTTATATTTGTTTCAACTGTCTGCACCTAATTCTGTTGGCTGAACAAGTGGCTTCGGGATGCTGCT GTTCAAGACAAAGTCGAAGCTGCTGTCAAAATGGGGGCACCTGTATTTTAGGTAGCTTTTGCGCTTGTCCAAAGCACTTCACAGGCAGGAGTTGCGAATATGATGATCGTATCAG AAACTGTGGTGGAATTCTTCATGGGGAATGGGTAAAGAAAGGCTGCTCGTACTGTAGGTGTGGATATGGCGTTTTTCATTGCTTCCCACAAGTCTTCCATCATAACTGCG ATGACTCTCAGGAAGTACTATGGTTTCGCTCTGCTGGATCGGAGATGCAACAGCCTCAGTGTTTTGTGTGTCTAGCACTGTTctgtttgattttctttttcctttga
- the tdgf1 gene encoding teratocarcinoma-derived growth factor 1 isoform X2, with protein sequence MNLIWSSRLLGATVVFLFIKVGTGCDGSDCTKSQQSEKTTEISGYLSQIHGMKALSDERKHGDAGSVIPFVGITGSSRQSRSCCQNGGTCILGSFCACPKHFTGRSCEYDDRIRNCGGILHGEWVKKGCSYCRCGYGVFHCFPQVFHHNCDDSQEVLWFRSAGSEMQQPQCFVCLALFCLIFFFL encoded by the exons ATGAATTTGATTTGGTCGTCCAG ACTACTGGGTGCGACAGTTGTTTTCCTATTTATAAAGGTTGGAACAG GGTGTGATGGCTCCGATTGTACCAAAAGCCAACAATCGGAGAAAACAACGGAGATCTCGGGATATCTTAGCCAGATCCATGGGATGAAGGCGCTGTCGGATGAACGGAAGCACGGAGATGCGGGATCTGTAATACCATTCGTTGGTATTACTGGAA GTTCAAGACAAAGTCGAAGCTGCTGTCAAAATGGGGGCACCTGTATTTTAGGTAGCTTTTGCGCTTGTCCAAAGCACTTCACAGGCAGGAGTTGCGAATATGATGATCGTATCAG AAACTGTGGTGGAATTCTTCATGGGGAATGGGTAAAGAAAGGCTGCTCGTACTGTAGGTGTGGATATGGCGTTTTTCATTGCTTCCCACAAGTCTTCCATCATAACTGCG ATGACTCTCAGGAAGTACTATGGTTTCGCTCTGCTGGATCGGAGATGCAACAGCCTCAGTGTTTTGTGTGTCTAGCACTGTTctgtttgattttctttttcctttga